A genomic segment from Necator americanus strain Aroian chromosome III, whole genome shotgun sequence encodes:
- a CDS encoding hypothetical protein (NECATOR_CHRIII.G10548.T1) — MSLLLVAMYTRMLEHQEIRQDRNQQMPGFDGECAILPAKHVVASRPLAYEGHKPLNRALSYNDSYIFARPMAYGPYDAWCAADGGIWQQFARLKKYVDREAKKNLAVLERVKSMVMIVTYVRVCACMCVASQQHHITFHIDPFQLQRRVDVNTGNRVGGECRRRNYGNNATHFSSQR; from the exons ATGTCGTTGCTGCTGGTTGCAATGTACACACGAATGCTTGAACA TCAAGAGATCAGACAGGATAGGAACCAGCAAATGCCAGGTTTCGATGGGGAATGTGCGATTCTACCAG CGAAGCACGTCGTTGCATCGCGACCACTCGCCTATGAAGGCCACAAACCGTTAAATCGAGCACTCAGCTACAACGATAGCTACATTTTTGCTCGTCCGATGGCCTACGGTCCTTACGACGCATGGTGTGCCGCAGATGGCGGTATATGGCAGCAGTTTGCACGACTAAAGAAGTACGTGGATcgtgaagcaaagaaaaatctggcTGTCCTCGAAAGAGTGAAGTCGATGGTAATGATTGTAACGTATGTGCGTGTATGCGCTTGCATGTGCGTAGCATCGCAGCAGCATCACATCACGTTTCACATAGATCCCTTTCAGCTTCAAAGAAGAGTTGACGT GAACACTGGAAACAGAGTCGGCGGCGAATGCAGACGACGGAACTATGGAAATAACGCCACTCACTTCAGCAGCCAGAGGTGA
- a CDS encoding hypothetical protein (NECATOR_CHRIII.G10547.T1): MTTGERTRSTERSSEVKADHRQNRIKESAVIRLEDPKSSNTRPVVPIGIASLSLNSTSSAFLCVTLFMCLRYLLFHTNNQSS, encoded by the exons ATGACGACGGGTGAACGAACGCGAAGCACTGAAAGAAGTAGCGAAGTCAAAGCCGACCATCGTCAGAATCG GATAAAGGAAAGTGCAGTGATTCGACTCGA AGATCCTAAAAGTTCTAACACTCGTCCCGTCGTTCCTATTGGCATCGCATCCTTGTCTCTGAACAGCACTTCATCAGCATTCCTTTGCGTAACGTTATTTATGTGCCTTCGTTACCTCTTGTTTCATACTAATAATCAGTCATCGTAA
- a CDS encoding hypothetical protein (NECATOR_CHRIII.G10549.T1), whose translation MSNSNTEGQGDNVLTNATAHVVKNSDGTVALNISSSGNAIGADFSAIQNQAVGQIGSSSILATGNVESKGQNTSSASDVAAAAQDNNRSVSSMQKGEATGRGDTSVQANGGSVMSHYGMQSPYSGHSAMASAGATGSLASLAKALSKQELTWENILVHVIGSAAAEGIGNAQANLDIGAGNAYDGVGVSGLVSGVNTDNGHINTEVNGSANMNGGQHDLAGNMYGNVEGVSGNSTLVGATNIQSSSITRNSSVSSFADSKVHTDGSSSINLSADTGFNTDGGSGGRVKTNATGEGTNKHMTVQNGLRISDNEGGSVAIGNGVVYGEGTENSNASLAVDTKYRNDGTAQIVVNGDGQAISNGTNSSLSIGANADISNTYAGSALSNGVAHGEVNGMSGNVLLDIDGGSGTGGNAKMEAWGGGNGDSQVLTNAGLILKQWNELRNISVNGGVSANGDQTKVNSFSMVKDNNGEQTLENSQKASSSSKGSSSASASSYIVLKR comes from the exons ATGTCAAACTCGAACACGGAAGGGCAAGGAGACAATGTGCTAACGAATGCTACAGCTCACGTTGTCAAG AATTCTGATGGAACTGTCGCCTTGAACATTTCTTCGTCAGGCAATGCCATCGGTGCTGACTTCTCGGCTATACAGAACCAAGCTGTAGGGCAGATTGGGAGCTCTA GTATACTTGCTACCGGAAATGTGGAATCAAAAGGCCAAAACACGTCCTCGGCATCTGATGTGGCAGCTGCAGCTCAGGACAACAACAGGAGCGTTTCTTCTATGCAAAAG GGAGAGGCAACGGGACGAGGTGACACATCAGTACAAGCTAACGGAGGATCTGTAATGTCCCACTACGGGATGCAAAGTCCTTACA GTGGTCACAGCGCCATGGCGTCAGCTGGAGCGACTGGTTCCTTAGCCTCACTGGCGAAAGCACTTTCGAAACAG GAGCTGACATGGGAGAATATCCTCGTCCACGTTATTGGATCAGCTGCTGCTGAAGGTATCGGAAACGCTCAAGCAAACCTCGACATAGGTGCAGGAAATGCCTACGATG GTGTGGGAGTAAGTGGACTCGTATCGGGAGTGAACACTGATAACGGTCACATCAACACGGAG GTGAACGGCAGCGCAAATATGAACGGAGGTCAGCACGATTTGGCTGGCAACATGTATGGGAATGTAGAAGGTGTAAGCGGAAACAGTACTTTGGTTGGAGCAACAAATATTCAGAGCAGCAGCATCACTAGGAATTCAA GCGTAAGCTCTTTTGCCGACTCCAAGGTACACACAGATGGAAGTAGTTCGATTAATCTGAGTGCGGACACTGGTTTTAACACTGAC GGTGGCAGTGGTGGCAGAGTAAAAACGAATGCGACTGGAGAAGGAACCAATAAGCACATGACTGTGCAAAACGGCCTCCGTATTAGCGACAATGAAGGAGGATCAG TGGCAATAGGCAATGGCGTCGTATACGGAGAAGGAACAGAAAATTCAAATGCTTCATTAGCGGTGGATACCAAGTACAGAAATGATGGAACTGCACA AATAGTTGTCAACGGAGACGGGCAAGCGATATCGAATGGCACCAATTCGAGCCTTTCTATTGGAGCCAATGCGGACATTTCGAACACATATG CGGGAAGCGCATTATCCAATGGTGTAGCTCATGGTGAAGTGAATGGGATGAGCGGTAATGTTTTGCTGGACATAGATGGTGGCTCTGGAACCGGTGGAAATGCAAAGATGGAAGCTTGGGGTGGAGGTAATGGAGACAGCCAGGTACTGACAAATGCTGGTCTTATCCTCAAACAGTGGAATGAGTTGAGAA ATATCTCAGTAAACGGAGGTGTCTCAGCGAACGGTGATCAAACCAAAGTGAATTCGTTCTCTATGGTCAAAGACAACAACG GTGAGCAGACACTAGAGAACTCCCAGAAGGCGTCATCAAGCTCAAAAGGTTCGTCGTCGGCATCTGCATCGAGTTACATAGTCCTAAAACGATAG
- a CDS encoding hypothetical protein (NECATOR_CHRIII.G10550.T2), with amino-acid sequence MADPLACLRNSTIGIAIWNTIYAIIQMGVMGWQVKEVRDRQWEYEGRQLPATGGIDAFQARFPGLYAIYTETPERRRINAMFVIVIINVLLAFVHFFMSFALLYGAVKYNKNFVWPWIFSAGAIIIMATAYAVLWWSGDVFNEQLTMSVAEFVMSLAVNGICLIIVIFFYWRLAGKLTSDKPARPRSRPHSRAVGNFNQPYTPQRSGEQPSGTKPKSGRHSRGPHKCKSAPSNLPPWRKEWPAIPDPPLQRKLRRRDRRSRSDPRITSIRRPGDECSLDFFAPEPYDPEFPWKTTKMEKEQRQREARPHTAAKAIERLYYNKYPDDLPGIPRGMRNSLRKDRKQSPDRVTFSRAEPQINYRTPQDSVV; translated from the exons ATGGCAGATCCGCTAGCGTGCCTTCGTAATAGCACCATTGGCATAGCAATATGGAACACT ATCTATGCTATTATCCAAATGGGAGTAATGGGCTGGCAGGTGAAGGAGGTACGAGATCGACAGTGGGAGTACGAAGGTCGCCAACTGCCCGCAACCGGAGG AATTGATGCTTTCCAAGCACGTTTCCCTGGTCTTTATGCGATCTACACGGAAACACCTGAGCGACGAAGAATAAATG CCATGTTCGTCATTGTCATAATAAACGTTCTTCTGGCATTTGTACacttcttcatgtcgtttgccTTACTCTATGGAGCAGTGAAG TACAATAAAAACTTCGTATGGCCATGGATCTTCTCAGCAGGAGCGATCATTATTATGGCTACCGCCTATGCAGTATTGTGGTGGAGTGGG GATGTCTTCAACGAGCAACTCACCATGTCTGTTGCAGAATTCGTGATGTCACTTGCAGTTAAC GGCATATGCCTCATAATCGTGATCTTCTTTTATTGGAGACTGGCAGGAAAGCTAACATCTGATAAACCAGCTCGTCCACGAAGTCGCCCACACAGTCGAGCGGTGGGAAATTTCAAC CAACCGTACACGCCACAACGGAGCGGAGAACAACCTTCTGGCACGAAACCGAAGAGTGGTCGTCACTCTCGAGGACCACACAAGTGCAAATCAGCGCCCTCCAATCTACCACCTTGGCGAAAGGAATGGCCAGCCATCCCGGATCCTCCGCTTCAACGAAAGCTACGGAGAAGGGATAGGAGGAGTCGAAGCGACCCGAGAATTACTTCAATCCGCAGGCCTGGCGACGAATGCAG CCTCGACTTTTTCGCTCCCGAGCCGTATGATCCCGAATTTCCAtggaaaactacaaaaatggaaaaagaacagaGACAAAGAGAAGCAAGACCGCACACAGCAGCTAAAGCAATTGAAAG ATTGTACTATAACAAATATCCAGACGATCTACCTGGTATACCGCGGGGAATGCGAAATTCCTTGAGGAAGGATCGCAAGCAAAGCCCGGACAGAGTGACCTTCAGCAGAGCAGAACCTCAAATCAACTACCGGACACCGCAAGATTCGGTTGTATAA
- a CDS encoding hypothetical protein (NECATOR_CHRIII.G10550.T1) gives MADPLACLRNSTIGIAIWNTIYAIIQMGVMGWQVKEVRDRQWEYEGRQLPATGGIDAFQARFPGLYAIYTETPERRRINAMFVIVIINVLLAFVHFFMSFALLYGAVKYNKNFVWPWIFSAGAIIIMATAYAVLWWSGDVFNEQLTMSVAEFVMSLAVNGICLIIVIFFYWRLAGKLTSDKPARPRSRPHSRAQPYTPQRSGEQPSGTKPKSGRHSRGPHKCKSAPSNLPPWRKEWPAIPDPPLQRKLRRRDRRSRSDPRITSIRRPGDECSLDFFAPEPYDPEFPWKTTKMEKEQRQREARPHTAAKAIERLYYNKYPDDLPGIPRGMRNSLRKDRKQSPDRVTFSRAEPQINYRTPQDSVV, from the exons ATGGCAGATCCGCTAGCGTGCCTTCGTAATAGCACCATTGGCATAGCAATATGGAACACT ATCTATGCTATTATCCAAATGGGAGTAATGGGCTGGCAGGTGAAGGAGGTACGAGATCGACAGTGGGAGTACGAAGGTCGCCAACTGCCCGCAACCGGAGG AATTGATGCTTTCCAAGCACGTTTCCCTGGTCTTTATGCGATCTACACGGAAACACCTGAGCGACGAAGAATAAATG CCATGTTCGTCATTGTCATAATAAACGTTCTTCTGGCATTTGTACacttcttcatgtcgtttgccTTACTCTATGGAGCAGTGAAG TACAATAAAAACTTCGTATGGCCATGGATCTTCTCAGCAGGAGCGATCATTATTATGGCTACCGCCTATGCAGTATTGTGGTGGAGTGGG GATGTCTTCAACGAGCAACTCACCATGTCTGTTGCAGAATTCGTGATGTCACTTGCAGTTAAC GGCATATGCCTCATAATCGTGATCTTCTTTTATTGGAGACTGGCAGGAAAGCTAACATCTGATAAACCAGCTCGTCCACGAAGTCGCCCACACAGTCGAGCG CAACCGTACACGCCACAACGGAGCGGAGAACAACCTTCTGGCACGAAACCGAAGAGTGGTCGTCACTCTCGAGGACCACACAAGTGCAAATCAGCGCCCTCCAATCTACCACCTTGGCGAAAGGAATGGCCAGCCATCCCGGATCCTCCGCTTCAACGAAAGCTACGGAGAAGGGATAGGAGGAGTCGAAGCGACCCGAGAATTACTTCAATCCGCAGGCCTGGCGACGAATGCAG CCTCGACTTTTTCGCTCCCGAGCCGTATGATCCCGAATTTCCAtggaaaactacaaaaatggaaaaagaacagaGACAAAGAGAAGCAAGACCGCACACAGCAGCTAAAGCAATTGAAAG ATTGTACTATAACAAATATCCAGACGATCTACCTGGTATACCGCGGGGAATGCGAAATTCCTTGAGGAAGGATCGCAAGCAAAGCCCGGACAGAGTGACCTTCAGCAGAGCAGAACCTCAAATCAACTACCGGACACCGCAAGATTCGGTTGTATAA
- a CDS encoding hypothetical protein (NECATOR_CHRIII.G10548.T2), producing the protein MSASTRKVFIKALSMWYNFLILGIHTGKRCWSGTFAQSEENESTTYVLLQLAWSDITEFAEPLYCAATLIVTHDRGRAEKIFQPAERNIIDDEDDDALIDNMSLLLVAMYTRMLEHQEIRQDRNQQMPGFDGECAILPAKHVVASRPLAYEGHKPLNRALSYNDSYIFARPMAYGPYDAWCAADGGIWQQFARLKKYVDREAKKNLAVLERVKSMVMIVTYVRVCACMCVASQQHHITFHIDPFQLQRRVDVNTGNRVGGECRRRNYGNNATHFSSQRKRTAKTRKIR; encoded by the exons ATGTCAGCATCAACGAGGAAGGTGTTCATTAAAGCGTTGAGCATGTGGTACAACTTCCTCATCCTGGGCATCCATACTGGTAAGCG ATGTTGGTCAGGAACGTTTGCTCAAAGTGAAGAGAACGAAAGCACTACATACGTGCTCTTACAACTAGCGTGGTCGGACATCACTGAATTTGCAGAGCCATTGTACTGCGCAGCTACCTTGATCGTCACACATGACCGA GGAAGAGcggaaaaaatattccaacCAGCAGAGCGAAATATTATTGATGACGAAGACGATGACGCTCTCATCGATAATATGTCGTTGCTGCTGGTTGCAATGTACACACGAATGCTTGAACA TCAAGAGATCAGACAGGATAGGAACCAGCAAATGCCAGGTTTCGATGGGGAATGTGCGATTCTACCAG CGAAGCACGTCGTTGCATCGCGACCACTCGCCTATGAAGGCCACAAACCGTTAAATCGAGCACTCAGCTACAACGATAGCTACATTTTTGCTCGTCCGATGGCCTACGGTCCTTACGACGCATGGTGTGCCGCAGATGGCGGTATATGGCAGCAGTTTGCACGACTAAAGAAGTACGTGGATcgtgaagcaaagaaaaatctggcTGTCCTCGAAAGAGTGAAGTCGATGGTAATGATTGTAACGTATGTGCGTGTATGCGCTTGCATGTGCGTAGCATCGCAGCAGCATCACATCACGTTTCACATAGATCCCTTTCAGCTTCAAAGAAGAGTTGACGT GAACACTGGAAACAGAGTCGGCGGCGAATGCAGACGACGGAACTATGGAAATAACGCCACTCACTTCAGCAGCCAGAG GAAGCGAACAGCGAAAACGCGGAAGATCCGCTAG